DNA from Pelagibacterium nitratireducens:
CTTGATGCTCATATGCGGCTCTGGATCGTCGCCGGCGAGGTGAACGAGGATATCCCGGCGCGCAGCTTCTATTTCGAATCCGGCAACCGCATTGGGCAATTTAGCGCCCAATTCACCAAGCAGGTGCAGGCCATCATGATTGAAGCCCTGAAAGCCCGCCGCCTTAGCCGAAACGGCCGAGGCTGACCCATGCAGGACCGTATTGCGCCGACGCCGCCCCTCATCAACAATTTTGGGCGGCTTTTGAAGATCGCCAAGGATGATGCCGGCCAGAGCCGGATCGTGGCGAGCTTCAGCTAGCGCGGATTGCGAGTGATCACCAAAGTGCGCGGCAGATCTCGCCGGTTCTGCGTCACCGTGAACAGAAAGAGCAGCGCCGAAACCGTGCTGTTGATCGTCGCCGGACCCACGCCAGTCTCATGCTGACGCGGTTGGTAATGCCGGATGTCTTCGGCAGTTGCGGTGTCGGGAGATCGCCTCAGGAAAGCGGCGAAGTTTCGAACATGCCGAACATAATCCTGCTGTGTATGGGCGCCCAGACCTCGCATCACCATGTCTTGCTGCATGCGTTGGCGCAGCGGTGTGGTCGGGGCATTGGTCTGAAAGGTCTTCATAACGAGTTTCTCCTGTTGAAAGGAACTCCATGTTCGGACCCCAGCCTCTAGCTGCCCAGAGCCTAAGACAATTCTATCAAGTCTCACCACGCGCGTCGCTCCCGCGAA
Protein-coding regions in this window:
- a CDS encoding phage integrase N-terminal SAM-like domain-containing protein; protein product: MKTFQTNAPTTPLRQRMQQDMVMRGLGAHTQQDYVRHVRNFAAFLRRSPDTATAEDIRHYQPRQHETGVGPATINSTVSALLFLFTVTQNRRDLPRTLVITRNPR